From the genome of Ornithobacterium rhinotracheale, one region includes:
- a CDS encoding fumarate reductase/succinate dehydrogenase flavoprotein subunit, translated as MNNILDAKVPQGDIAQKWANHKQSIRLVAPNNRDRIDIIVVGTGLAGGSAAATLAEQGYNVKAFCYQDSPRRAHSIAAQGGINAAKNYQGDNDSIYRLFYDTVKGGDYRAREANVYRLAEESVNIIDQCVMQGVPFARDYGGLLDNRSFGGVQVKRTFYAKGQTGQQLLLGAYSAMNRQINLGRIKMYNRHEMLDIVIVDGKARGIIARNLVTGEIERHSAHAVVIASGGYGNVYFLSTNAMGSNATACWKIHKKGAFFGNPCYVQIHPTCIPVHGTNQSKLTLMSESLRNSGRIWVPKKKEDAEAIRLGKKKPVEIKEEDRDYYLERRYPAFGNLVPRDVASRAAKERCDAGFGIENNDTKEGVFLDFSTEIQKKGKESAFAKGNHNPTPEEITKLGKKWVEEKYGNLFQMYEKITDDNPYETPMKIYPAVHYTMGGIWVDYNLMSTIPGCYVIGEANFSDHGANRLGASALMQGLADGYFVLPYTIADYLADDIRTGAIPTDTPEFDKAEAEVKERINYFINNKGTKSVDHFHKRLGMIMWNKVGMARNEQGLKEAITEIQALRKEFYQDVFVPGEANDLNPELEKALRVSDFMELGELMAMDALDRNESCGGHFREEYQTEEGEALRDDVNYTYVSVWEYNGEDITKEILHKEKLEFNYIELKQRSYK; from the coding sequence ATGAATAATATATTAGACGCAAAAGTTCCACAGGGAGATATCGCTCAAAAGTGGGCTAATCATAAACAAAGTATTCGGCTAGTAGCGCCAAACAACCGTGATAGAATCGATATCATAGTAGTTGGTACAGGTTTAGCGGGAGGTTCTGCTGCTGCTACCTTAGCAGAACAGGGCTACAATGTTAAAGCATTCTGCTACCAAGACTCGCCTCGCCGTGCGCATTCCATCGCTGCACAGGGAGGTATCAATGCCGCCAAAAATTACCAAGGAGATAACGATAGTATCTATCGCTTATTTTATGATACTGTAAAAGGAGGTGATTACCGTGCGCGTGAAGCCAATGTGTATCGTTTAGCAGAAGAATCAGTAAACATCATCGACCAGTGCGTGATGCAAGGAGTTCCATTTGCAAGAGATTACGGCGGATTGCTAGATAACCGCTCATTCGGAGGGGTGCAAGTAAAGCGTACATTCTATGCCAAAGGACAAACAGGGCAGCAATTGCTACTCGGAGCGTATTCAGCTATGAACCGCCAAATCAACCTCGGCCGCATTAAAATGTACAATCGCCACGAAATGCTAGACATCGTAATCGTGGACGGCAAAGCAAGAGGAATCATCGCTAGAAACTTAGTAACTGGCGAAATCGAGAGACACTCAGCACACGCAGTAGTCATCGCCTCGGGTGGGTACGGAAATGTCTACTTCCTATCAACCAACGCAATGGGCTCTAACGCCACTGCCTGCTGGAAAATCCATAAAAAAGGCGCCTTCTTTGGGAACCCTTGCTATGTGCAAATTCACCCAACCTGTATCCCAGTTCACGGCACTAATCAATCAAAACTAACCTTAATGTCTGAATCTTTAAGAAACTCAGGAAGAATTTGGGTTCCTAAAAAGAAAGAAGATGCCGAGGCAATCCGATTGGGCAAGAAGAAACCTGTAGAAATTAAAGAGGAAGACAGAGATTATTACCTAGAAAGAAGATACCCCGCATTCGGAAACCTAGTACCTCGCGATGTGGCTTCTCGTGCAGCTAAAGAGAGATGCGACGCTGGATTCGGAATTGAAAATAATGATACCAAAGAAGGTGTATTCCTAGACTTCTCAACAGAAATCCAGAAAAAAGGAAAAGAATCAGCATTTGCCAAAGGTAACCACAACCCTACCCCTGAGGAAATCACCAAACTTGGGAAAAAATGGGTGGAAGAAAAATATGGAAACCTCTTCCAAATGTATGAGAAAATTACTGATGATAATCCGTATGAAACGCCAATGAAAATCTACCCCGCTGTGCACTACACTATGGGTGGAATTTGGGTAGACTATAATTTGATGAGTACAATCCCTGGTTGTTATGTAATTGGAGAAGCAAACTTCTCAGATCACGGGGCTAACCGTCTTGGGGCTTCAGCCTTAATGCAAGGTTTGGCAGATGGTTACTTTGTATTGCCTTACACCATTGCAGATTATTTAGCAGATGACATTAGAACAGGAGCAATCCCAACAGATACTCCAGAGTTTGATAAAGCAGAGGCAGAAGTAAAAGAGAGAATTAATTACTTCATCAATAATAAAGGTACAAAATCTGTAGATCACTTCCACAAGCGCCTAGGAATGATTATGTGGAACAAAGTGGGAATGGCTAGAAATGAGCAAGGATTAAAAGAAGCAATTACTGAAATCCAAGCTTTAAGAAAAGAATTCTACCAAGATGTCTTTGTGCCTGGTGAAGCTAATGACTTAAACCCTGAGCTAGAAAAAGCACTAAGAGTTTCAGATTTTATGGAGCTGGGAGAGCTTATGGCAATGGACGCACTTGATAGAAATGAAAGTTGTGGAGGACACTTCAGAGAAGAATACCAAACCGAAGAGGGCGAAGCGTTGAGAGATGATGTAAATTACACTTATGTCTCTGTTTGGGAATACAACGGAGAGGATATCACCAAAGAAATCCTGCACAAAGAGAAATTAGAGTTTAACTATATTGAACTGAAACAACGTTCATACAAATAA
- a CDS encoding succinate dehydrogenase/fumarate reductase iron-sulfur subunit — MASKTINITLKVWRQKNAKTKGKIETYKLNDVSTDSSFLEMLDQLNEQLVSEKQEPIAFDHDCREGICGTCSLYINGRPHGPDTGITTCQLHMRMFKDGETIYIEPWRSVAFPVIKDLIVDRSALDRIQQAGGYISVNTSGHTTDANDIPIAKFDADRAFDAAACIGCGACVAACKNGSAMLFVGAKVSQFALLPQGKVEASRRVQNMVQQMDLEGFGNCTNTGACEVECPKGISLENIARMNREYWSAKVCSEQNPD, encoded by the coding sequence ATGGCTAGTAAAACTATAAATATTACACTTAAAGTTTGGCGCCAAAAAAACGCTAAAACAAAAGGGAAAATAGAAACTTACAAGTTGAACGATGTTTCTACCGATAGCTCTTTCCTTGAAATGCTAGACCAGCTAAATGAGCAATTGGTGAGCGAAAAGCAAGAGCCAATAGCCTTTGACCACGATTGTCGTGAGGGAATCTGCGGAACCTGCTCACTATACATCAATGGGCGCCCACACGGGCCAGATACAGGCATCACTACTTGCCAGCTCCATATGAGAATGTTTAAAGATGGCGAAACCATCTACATCGAGCCTTGGAGATCTGTAGCATTCCCAGTCATCAAAGACTTAATCGTAGACAGGTCTGCCCTTGATAGAATCCAGCAAGCGGGAGGGTACATCTCGGTGAACACCTCTGGACACACCACTGATGCCAATGATATCCCTATCGCTAAATTTGATGCGGATAGAGCTTTTGATGCCGCCGCGTGCATCGGCTGTGGGGCATGTGTTGCTGCTTGTAAAAACGGCTCTGCTATGCTATTTGTAGGCGCTAAAGTTTCTCAATTTGCTTTATTGCCACAGGGAAAAGTCGAAGCCTCTCGCCGTGTGCAAAATATGGTTCAGCAAATGGACTTAGAGGGCTTTGGTAACTGTACTAATACTGGCGCTTGCGAGGTGGAATGCCCTAAAGGTATCTCCCTAGAAAACATCGCGAGAATGAACCGCGAGTATTGGAGCGCCAAAGTATGCTCTGAGCAAAATCCGGATTGA
- the gcvP gene encoding aminomethyl-transferring glycine dehydrogenase translates to MNTNDFSLRHNGVHGKDLEAMLQNLGVNFAEELIAQTLPQDIRSKEPMQLPRAMSEMELLQHMAQLGAQNKLYKSYIGYGYYGTQLPAVIQRNILENPGWYTAYTPYQAEIAQGRLQALLNFQTMVSDLTQLPLANASLLDEGTAAAEAMHMFWASVPKSKKNAKVFFVSEEVFPQTLAVLKTKAWGLGIELKVGNHQDFEFTDDVFGALVQYPAKQGEIYDYTEFIQKAHEKEVQVVMAADILALVKLKSPGELGADAAVGSTQRFGIPMGFGGPHAAYLACKEDYKRQIPGRIIGVSVDASGKKALRMALQTREQHIKRQRATSNICTAQVLLAVMAGMYAVYHGPEGLKFIANTLHTRTAYLAKVLKELGYEVLSQNYFDTLYINAENIDREKLKSLLKEKEINLNFFDNKVISIALDETDVASTQFLEKLIEVLAAYQGKTYDIQIPEQVQNTIPENLLRKTEFLTHENFNSYHTETELMRYIKRLERKDLALNQSMIPLGSCTMKLNAAAEMLALSFPTFGGIHPFAPSDQTQGYLQMIHNLENYLSEITGFADTSLQPNSGAQGEYAGLMVIKAYLKSIGQEHRNIVVIPESAHGTNPASATMAGMKVVVVKNTPEGAFDLEDLKAQVEKNKDHLAALMVTYPSTYGMFDDDIKKVTQLIHDNGGQVYMDGANMNAQVGLTNPGQIGADVCHLNLHKTFAIPHGGGGPGVGPICVAEHLVPFLPSNPLVSVGIDSGEALDAISSAPYGSALVQTISYAYIRLLGAEGLTKSTIGAILNANYLKTKLEKDYKVLYQNAHGRVGHEMIIDFRPFKSLGIEVGDIAKRLMDYGFHAPTVSFPVAGTLMIEPTESEDKAELDRFVEALLSIKKEIEEVAEGTFAQDNNVLKNAPHTNALLTADEWALPYTREKAAYPVSWLRENKFWPSVARIDDAYGDRNLMCTCPPTESYE, encoded by the coding sequence ATGAATACAAATGATTTTTCTCTGCGCCACAATGGCGTGCATGGCAAAGACTTAGAAGCCATGTTGCAGAATCTTGGCGTGAACTTCGCCGAGGAACTCATTGCGCAAACACTGCCGCAAGATATTCGCAGCAAAGAGCCTATGCAATTACCCCGAGCTATGAGCGAGATGGAGCTTTTGCAGCATATGGCTCAGCTTGGTGCGCAAAATAAATTGTACAAATCCTACATAGGGTATGGCTATTATGGCACACAGCTGCCCGCAGTGATTCAGCGCAATATTTTAGAAAACCCAGGTTGGTACACCGCGTACACGCCTTATCAGGCCGAGATTGCCCAAGGGCGCTTGCAGGCTTTGCTTAATTTCCAAACGATGGTGTCGGATTTAACGCAGCTTCCGCTGGCCAATGCCTCGTTGCTCGATGAGGGTACGGCGGCGGCAGAGGCTATGCATATGTTTTGGGCAAGTGTTCCTAAATCAAAGAAAAATGCAAAAGTTTTCTTTGTCTCGGAAGAGGTGTTCCCGCAGACTTTGGCCGTTTTAAAAACAAAGGCGTGGGGCTTAGGCATAGAATTAAAGGTAGGCAATCATCAAGATTTTGAATTTACAGATGATGTCTTTGGTGCATTGGTGCAATATCCAGCCAAGCAGGGTGAAATTTATGATTATACTGAATTTATCCAAAAAGCGCACGAAAAAGAGGTGCAGGTGGTGATGGCAGCCGATATTTTAGCCTTAGTTAAGCTAAAATCCCCAGGGGAATTGGGCGCAGATGCAGCCGTGGGATCTACACAAAGATTCGGAATTCCTATGGGATTTGGAGGGCCACACGCCGCTTACTTAGCGTGTAAAGAGGACTATAAGCGACAAATCCCAGGGAGAATCATAGGCGTCTCCGTAGATGCTTCGGGCAAAAAGGCATTGCGTATGGCGCTGCAAACTAGAGAACAACACATCAAACGCCAACGTGCAACTTCAAATATCTGTACTGCACAAGTTTTACTTGCCGTGATGGCTGGAATGTATGCAGTATACCATGGCCCAGAGGGGTTAAAATTCATTGCCAATACTTTGCATACACGCACGGCTTATTTAGCTAAAGTTTTAAAAGAGCTCGGCTATGAAGTTTTAAGCCAAAATTATTTTGACACACTATACATTAATGCCGAAAATATCGACCGAGAAAAATTAAAATCTTTATTAAAAGAAAAAGAAATTAATCTGAATTTCTTTGATAATAAAGTGATTAGCATAGCACTTGATGAGACAGATGTAGCCTCTACGCAATTTTTGGAAAAATTAATCGAAGTTTTAGCCGCTTACCAAGGCAAAACTTACGATATCCAAATTCCTGAGCAGGTGCAAAATACAATTCCAGAGAATTTATTAAGAAAGACAGAATTCTTAACGCACGAAAACTTTAATTCCTACCACACAGAAACGGAATTGATGCGCTACATTAAGCGTTTGGAAAGAAAAGATTTAGCCCTAAATCAATCAATGATACCGCTAGGCTCCTGCACGATGAAATTAAATGCAGCGGCAGAAATGCTAGCACTCAGCTTCCCTACCTTTGGCGGCATTCACCCATTTGCTCCAAGCGACCAAACGCAGGGCTATTTGCAGATGATACATAATTTAGAAAATTATTTATCTGAAATCACAGGTTTTGCAGATACCAGCCTTCAGCCAAATTCGGGCGCACAGGGAGAATACGCCGGCCTAATGGTGATTAAAGCCTACTTGAAAAGCATAGGCCAAGAGCATAGAAACATTGTGGTGATACCAGAAAGCGCGCACGGCACAAACCCAGCCTCTGCAACTATGGCAGGAATGAAAGTGGTGGTAGTGAAAAATACACCAGAAGGGGCATTTGATCTTGAGGATTTAAAAGCACAAGTTGAGAAAAACAAAGACCACCTAGCGGCGCTTATGGTAACATACCCGTCTACCTACGGAATGTTTGATGACGATATTAAAAAAGTAACCCAACTAATTCACGACAACGGCGGGCAAGTGTATATGGATGGTGCCAATATGAATGCACAAGTAGGGCTTACCAACCCTGGGCAAATCGGTGCAGATGTTTGCCATTTAAATTTACACAAAACATTTGCCATTCCGCACGGTGGTGGAGGGCCAGGTGTAGGGCCAATTTGTGTAGCCGAGCACCTAGTGCCATTCTTGCCAAGCAATCCGCTTGTATCCGTAGGCATAGACTCTGGCGAAGCGCTTGATGCCATATCATCAGCACCTTATGGCTCAGCATTAGTCCAAACAATTTCCTATGCATACATTCGCCTATTAGGAGCAGAGGGGCTCACCAAAAGCACCATCGGCGCTATTTTAAATGCCAATTATTTAAAAACTAAGCTCGAAAAGGATTACAAAGTATTATACCAAAATGCTCACGGCCGCGTGGGGCACGAGATGATAATAGATTTTCGTCCGTTTAAGAGCCTAGGAATCGAGGTAGGCGATATAGCTAAACGCTTGATGGACTACGGATTCCACGCACCTACCGTATCGTTCCCAGTAGCAGGCACCCTTATGATTGAGCCCACAGAGTCTGAGGATAAGGCAGAGCTCGACCGCTTTGTAGAGGCCTTGCTTTCAATTAAAAAAGAAATTGAAGAAGTGGCAGAAGGCACATTCGCACAAGATAATAATGTGCTTAAAAACGCGCCACACACCAATGCTTTGCTCACCGCCGATGAGTGGGCACTGCCATACACACGCGAAAAAGCGGCTTACCCAGTTTCGTGGCTAAGGGAGAATAAATTTTGGCCAAGCGTTGCAAGAATTGATGATGCCTATGGCGATAGAAATCTAATGTGCACTTGCCCACCTACTGAGAGCTATGAATAA